From Micromonospora rhizosphaerae, the proteins below share one genomic window:
- a CDS encoding glycoside hydrolase family 13 protein gives MNINATHQEPSAGPATGWWTEAVIYQVYPRSFADSDGDGIGDLPGITARLGHLAELGVDAVWLSPFYPSPQADAGYDVADYRDVDPLFGQLADADKMIAEAKARGLRVIVDLVPNHTSSAHPWFQDAQAAGPGSPERQRYIFRDGRGPQGAEPPNDWQSVFGGPAWTRVPDGQWYLHLFDTGQPDLNWGNPEVRAEFLDILRFWLDRGVDGFRVDVAHGLIKQADLADWQEPQEILSGPEVDKPRPPMWDQDGVHEIYREWRRLLDSYDGERILVAEAWVEPAERLARYVRPDEMHQAFNFEYLLAAWTAPAQYAVITRSLESTDAVGAPTTWVLSNHDVVRHASRLGLPIGTPRPNGIGIGDPQPDAALGLRRARAATLLMLALPGSAYLYQGEELGLPEHTTLPDEARQDPTWERSGHTERGRDGCRVPIPWEADAPSYGFGPTDASWLPQPPLWAEYALDRQRGVPGSTYELYRTALRLRHEHGLGRGTLRWLSSGDEVLTFTNGGVTVLTNFGEVPVPVPAGAELLAASTPLDEDGRVPTDVTVWFRS, from the coding sequence CTGAACATCAACGCGACGCACCAGGAACCGTCCGCTGGCCCCGCCACCGGGTGGTGGACCGAGGCCGTCATCTACCAGGTCTACCCGCGCTCCTTCGCCGACTCGGACGGCGACGGCATCGGCGACCTCCCCGGCATCACCGCCCGTCTCGGTCACCTGGCCGAGCTGGGCGTCGACGCGGTCTGGCTGTCGCCGTTCTATCCGTCGCCGCAGGCCGACGCCGGGTACGACGTGGCCGACTACCGGGACGTCGACCCGCTCTTCGGCCAGCTCGCCGACGCGGACAAGATGATCGCCGAGGCGAAGGCGCGGGGGCTGCGCGTCATCGTCGACCTGGTCCCGAACCACACCTCGTCCGCCCACCCCTGGTTCCAGGACGCGCAGGCCGCCGGGCCGGGCAGCCCGGAGCGGCAGCGGTACATCTTCCGCGACGGGCGCGGACCGCAGGGCGCCGAGCCGCCGAACGACTGGCAGAGCGTCTTCGGTGGCCCGGCCTGGACCCGGGTGCCCGACGGGCAGTGGTACCTGCACCTCTTCGACACCGGCCAGCCCGACCTGAACTGGGGCAACCCCGAGGTCCGCGCCGAGTTCCTGGACATCCTCCGGTTCTGGCTGGACCGGGGCGTGGACGGCTTCCGGGTCGACGTGGCGCACGGGCTGATCAAGCAGGCCGACCTGGCCGACTGGCAGGAGCCGCAGGAGATCCTCTCCGGCCCTGAGGTGGACAAGCCCCGACCCCCGATGTGGGACCAGGACGGGGTGCACGAGATCTACCGGGAGTGGCGGCGGCTGCTCGACTCGTACGACGGCGAGCGGATCCTGGTCGCCGAGGCCTGGGTGGAGCCCGCCGAGCGGCTGGCCCGCTACGTCCGGCCCGACGAGATGCACCAGGCGTTCAACTTCGAGTACCTGCTCGCCGCCTGGACCGCCCCGGCCCAGTACGCGGTCATCACCCGCTCGCTGGAGTCCACCGACGCGGTCGGCGCCCCCACCACCTGGGTGCTCTCCAACCACGACGTCGTGCGGCACGCCTCCCGGCTCGGCCTGCCGATCGGCACGCCCCGACCGAACGGCATCGGCATCGGCGACCCGCAGCCGGACGCCGCGCTCGGCCTGCGCCGGGCCCGGGCGGCCACCCTGCTGATGCTCGCCCTGCCCGGATCCGCTTACCTCTACCAGGGCGAGGAGCTGGGGCTGCCGGAGCACACCACGCTCCCGGACGAGGCGCGGCAGGACCCGACCTGGGAGCGCAGCGGGCACACCGAGCGGGGCCGGGACGGCTGCCGGGTGCCGATCCCGTGGGAGGCCGACGCCCCGTCGTACGGCTTCGGGCCGACCGACGCGAGCTGGCTGCCGCAGCCCCCGCTCTGGGCCGAGTACGCGCTGGACCGGCAGCGCGGGGTGCCCGGGTCGACGTACGAGCTGTACCGGACCGCGCTGCGGCTGCGCCACGAGCACGGGCTGGGCCGGGGCACGCTGCGCTGGCTCTCCTCCGGCGACGAGGTGCTCACCTTCACCAACGGCGGCGTCACCGTGCTGACCAACTTCGGCGAGGTGCCGGTGCCGGTGCCGGCCGGCGCGGAGCTGCTGGCGGCGAGCACCCCGCTCGACGAGGATGGCCGGGTCCCGACCGACGTGACGGTCTGGTTCCGCTCCTGA
- a CDS encoding GPGG-motif small membrane protein — MELILWILAVVLVVAGILALFRRQILWGIVLIIVGLLVGPGGVSIFT, encoded by the coding sequence ATGGAGCTGATTCTCTGGATTCTTGCAGTCGTACTGGTGGTCGCCGGCATCCTTGCGCTGTTCCGCCGGCAGATCCTGTGGGGCATCGTCCTCATCATCGTCGGGCTGCTGGTCGGCCCGGGCGGCGTCAGCATCTTCACCTGA
- a CDS encoding carbohydrate ABC transporter permease, which produces MATTITAPATGRPAQGQAGTGRRAGVGRLAALLLSPTLLVLGLVIGYPIVSALRLSLQVSSEGINPETGVIERTSRLGLDNYTGIFSGDTGKLFWNSFWNTTTFTIASVIIEMLIGVAMALVMNRAFRGRGLVRASILVPWAIPTAISGLLWRWIFQADGVANQLLNANILWTTEGFQSWVAVVIADTWKTAPFIGLLVLAGLQIIPAETYEAARVDGADAWKTFWKITLPLVRPALVVAVLFRMLDVLRMFDLPFVLIGPHKQSVETLSMLSWYEVNNLRFGTAAAYAMVLFLYVAVVAFVFVRVLGADLFGRGTGGRR; this is translated from the coding sequence GTGGCTACCACCATCACCGCACCAGCCACTGGTCGACCCGCTCAGGGCCAGGCCGGGACGGGGCGACGCGCCGGCGTGGGGCGGCTGGCCGCCCTGCTGCTCTCGCCCACGCTTCTCGTACTCGGCCTCGTCATCGGCTACCCGATCGTCTCCGCGTTGCGGCTGTCACTCCAGGTGAGTTCCGAAGGAATCAACCCGGAGACCGGGGTCATTGAGCGGACCAGCCGCCTCGGGCTGGACAACTACACGGGCATCTTCTCCGGTGACACCGGCAAGCTGTTCTGGAACTCGTTCTGGAACACCACCACCTTCACTATCGCCTCGGTGATCATCGAGATGCTGATCGGTGTCGCCATGGCCCTGGTGATGAACCGGGCCTTCCGGGGCCGCGGACTGGTCCGGGCCAGCATCCTGGTGCCGTGGGCCATTCCCACGGCCATCTCCGGCCTCCTCTGGCGGTGGATCTTCCAGGCCGACGGCGTGGCCAACCAGCTCCTCAACGCCAACATTCTCTGGACCACCGAGGGCTTCCAGTCGTGGGTGGCCGTGGTCATCGCGGACACCTGGAAGACCGCGCCGTTCATCGGGCTGCTCGTGCTCGCCGGGCTGCAGATCATCCCGGCGGAGACGTACGAGGCGGCCCGGGTCGACGGCGCCGACGCATGGAAGACCTTCTGGAAGATCACCCTGCCGCTGGTGCGTCCCGCCCTGGTGGTCGCCGTGCTCTTCCGCATGCTCGACGTACTGCGGATGTTCGACCTGCCGTTCGTGCTGATCGGTCCGCACAAGCAGTCGGTCGAGACGCTGTCGATGCTGTCGTGGTACGAGGTGAACAACCTCAGATTCGGCACCGCCGCGGCGTACGCCATGGTGCTGTTCCTCTACGTGGCGGTCGTCGCGTTCGTGTTCGTGCGAGTTCTGGGCGCCGACCTGTTCGGCCGGGGGACGGGAGGTCGACGATGA
- a CDS encoding carbohydrate ABC transporter permease: MSTTSGAVLAETVAEGGGPRRPKARARRRGPGFWYYLGITLIVVYCLAPFYWMVVSALRRPADQFSNDPLPFPPSLDNLQAAFSPANGFTRALINSLIVAGCTTVLTLIIGTFTAYALARLEFRGKTLILSLIVATSMFPGILVVVPLLQLFVNIDWINTYQAMVLPSLSFALPLAVWNLTVFFRQMPFELEEAAQIDGATPAQAFRRVILPLAAPGVFTTAILAFIAAWNEFIIAVSVVNDNDRKTANVIVSQFTGQYQFDQPFGTQMAAGVVVTVPLVIMVLLFQRRIVEGLTAGGVK; encoded by the coding sequence ATGAGCACCACGAGCGGTGCGGTACTGGCCGAAACCGTGGCCGAGGGGGGCGGGCCGCGGCGGCCGAAGGCTCGCGCCCGGCGTCGCGGTCCTGGCTTCTGGTACTACCTGGGCATCACCCTGATTGTGGTGTACTGCCTGGCGCCCTTCTACTGGATGGTGGTCTCGGCGCTGCGCCGGCCGGCGGACCAGTTCTCCAACGATCCGCTGCCCTTCCCGCCGTCGCTGGACAACCTCCAGGCGGCCTTCTCGCCGGCCAACGGGTTCACCCGGGCTTTGATCAACAGCCTCATCGTGGCCGGTTGCACCACAGTGCTGACGCTGATCATCGGCACCTTCACGGCATACGCGCTGGCCCGGCTGGAGTTCCGCGGCAAGACGCTGATCCTCAGCCTGATCGTGGCGACCTCGATGTTCCCCGGCATCCTGGTCGTGGTGCCGCTGCTGCAGCTGTTCGTGAACATCGACTGGATCAACACCTACCAGGCGATGGTCCTCCCCAGCCTCAGCTTCGCGCTGCCGCTGGCGGTCTGGAACCTCACCGTGTTCTTCCGCCAGATGCCGTTCGAGCTGGAGGAGGCGGCGCAGATCGACGGGGCCACCCCGGCCCAGGCGTTCCGCAGGGTGATCCTGCCGCTCGCCGCCCCTGGCGTGTTCACCACGGCGATCCTCGCCTTCATCGCCGCCTGGAACGAGTTCATCATCGCGGTCAGCGTGGTCAACGACAACGACCGGAAGACGGCGAACGTGATCGTCTCCCAGTTCACCGGGCAGTACCAGTTCGACCAGCCGTTCGGCACCCAGATGGCCGCCGGCGTGGTGGTCACCGTCCCGCTCGTGATCATGGTGCTGCTGTTCCAGCGCCGCATCGTGGAGGGCCTCACCGCCGGCGGGGTGAAGTAG
- a CDS encoding dTMP kinase has product MAGSLRTRRGRARLRAVALIGIDGSGKTTQAHRLAEALTAAGRPATYHRNAGGRRWLGRLAQRLGRPDAQRLVGRNGTLAVESVLRWLAIAAALLSCLITGRTAVMDRYSACQYASIRAHGGQRWERLARAGYRLFPNPQVTFLLTVDPAEAYRRIERRGTDHESMRWLTAADTAYRTLPEYPTFVVIDAGGPPDEVSHRIRAHLTGWLPADEADPPASRGTSPRDTGPPRIDGAWPRSGDPLPAQARP; this is encoded by the coding sequence GTGGCTGGATCACTGCGTACGCGGCGTGGCAGGGCGCGGTTGCGCGCGGTCGCCCTGATCGGCATCGATGGATCGGGCAAGACCACCCAGGCCCATCGGCTCGCCGAGGCGCTCACCGCGGCCGGCCGCCCGGCCACCTATCACCGCAACGCGGGCGGTCGGCGCTGGCTCGGCCGCCTCGCGCAGCGCCTGGGGCGACCGGACGCGCAGCGGCTCGTCGGGCGGAACGGGACGCTCGCGGTCGAGTCGGTGCTGCGCTGGCTCGCCATCGCCGCCGCGCTGCTGAGCTGCCTGATCACCGGGCGGACCGCGGTGATGGACCGCTACTCCGCCTGCCAGTACGCGAGCATCCGGGCGCACGGGGGCCAACGCTGGGAGCGGCTGGCCCGGGCCGGCTACCGGCTCTTCCCCAATCCGCAGGTCACCTTCCTGCTCACCGTCGACCCGGCCGAGGCGTACCGACGGATCGAGCGGCGGGGGACGGACCACGAGAGCATGCGCTGGCTCACCGCCGCCGACACCGCGTACCGGACGCTGCCCGAGTACCCGACCTTCGTGGTGATCGACGCGGGGGGCCCGCCGGACGAGGTGTCCCACCGGATCCGCGCCCACCTCACCGGGTGGCTGCCGGCCGACGAGGCCGACCCCCCGGCGTCGCGCGGGACCTCGCCCCGGGACACCGGTCCGCCGCGGATCGACGGGGCCTGGCCACGCTCGGGCGACCCGCTGCCCGCTCAGGCCCGCCCGTAG
- a CDS encoding SDR family NAD(P)-dependent oxidoreductase: protein MAERSVLVTGGTGGLGGAVTAAFLKAGWRVVVPEREGSGTQPAGSGPVRLTADLLEPAGAARAVEVAAADPAAPLRAVVNLVGGYASGGLVHETPVEEFDRMLRINLRPTYLVTQAALPHLMAAGGGSVVCVSARAAVAPFPGAAGYATAKAAVLAFANAVAVEYRQRGVRCNTVLPSVIDTPANRAAQPDADHRRWVAPAEIAAVIRFLASEDSAPTSGASIPVYGRA from the coding sequence ATGGCGGAACGCAGTGTGCTGGTCACCGGGGGCACGGGCGGGCTGGGCGGGGCGGTCACCGCCGCCTTCCTCAAGGCGGGCTGGCGGGTGGTCGTACCGGAGCGGGAGGGCTCGGGGACGCAGCCGGCGGGCTCCGGACCGGTCCGGCTCACCGCGGACCTGCTGGAACCGGCCGGGGCCGCCCGTGCGGTCGAGGTGGCCGCGGCCGACCCGGCCGCGCCGCTGCGCGCGGTGGTCAACCTCGTCGGCGGGTACGCGAGCGGCGGGCTGGTGCACGAGACGCCGGTCGAGGAGTTCGACCGGATGCTCCGGATCAACCTGCGCCCGACCTACCTGGTCACCCAGGCCGCCCTGCCGCACCTGATGGCGGCCGGCGGCGGATCGGTGGTCTGCGTCTCCGCGCGGGCCGCGGTGGCGCCGTTCCCCGGCGCGGCCGGCTACGCCACGGCCAAGGCGGCGGTGCTCGCCTTCGCCAACGCGGTCGCGGTGGAGTACCGGCAGCGCGGCGTGCGGTGCAACACGGTGCTGCCCAGCGTGATCGACACTCCGGCCAACCGAGCCGCCCAGCCCGACGCCGACCACCGACGCTGGGTCGCCCCGGCCGAGATCGCCGCGGTGATCCGCTTCCTGGCCTCCGAGGACTCGGCGCCGACCAGCGGCGCCAGCATCCCGGTCTACGGGCGGGCCTGA
- a CDS encoding nucleotidyltransferase, whose product MAERGDETLVHTLKKVAAVLKQSEIPFALGGSFAVYAHGGHSSDHDVDFLIREQDVEPALEALVEAGFTADRPPEDWLVKVYDEGRMVDLIHRPIETPVTEETFADTIVRPVDAIHMPVLSATRLMVHKLLSFSQHYCDFARALPLARSLREQIDWERVRKETQHSPYAEAFLVLLDRLDVLPESGATEGRETP is encoded by the coding sequence ATGGCCGAGCGCGGGGACGAGACCCTGGTGCACACCCTCAAGAAGGTCGCCGCCGTGCTCAAGCAGTCCGAGATCCCGTTCGCCCTCGGCGGCAGCTTCGCCGTCTACGCGCACGGCGGCCACTCCAGCGACCACGACGTGGACTTCCTGATCCGGGAGCAGGACGTGGAACCGGCGCTGGAGGCCCTGGTCGAGGCCGGCTTCACCGCCGATCGCCCGCCCGAGGACTGGCTGGTCAAGGTCTACGACGAGGGGCGGATGGTGGACCTGATCCACCGGCCGATCGAGACCCCGGTGACCGAGGAGACCTTCGCCGACACCATCGTTCGGCCGGTCGACGCGATCCACATGCCGGTGCTCTCGGCCACCCGGCTCATGGTGCACAAGCTGCTCAGCTTCTCCCAGCACTACTGCGACTTCGCCCGCGCCCTGCCGCTGGCCCGCTCGCTGCGGGAACAGATCGACTGGGAACGGGTACGGAAGGAGACGCAGCACTCGCCCTACGCGGAGGCGTTCCTCGTGCTGCTCGACCGGCTGGACGTGCTGCCGGAGAGCGGCGCCACCGAAGGAAGGGAGACACCGTGA
- a CDS encoding MFS transporter yields MTSTRISRRGNAAHRFYSVVVFVVLASLDNVAIGLVPPLYGPISGALGVSQRLLGLVTAVSFLASAVAAVAWAYVGDRADRKPLLMIGTLIWAAGTGGSALAQHYPAFLAAQLLAAIGLGAVGSVGFSVVTDLISPRRRGLVMSFWGLSQGVGTLAGTLTGGILGNTDWRRPFVVLTVVGLVATVAYLFTYNIRRGQSEPELAGALDAGAEYDYRISRADLPRILARRTNRWLILQGLTAQAAFGSLVWLPVLFAQRAEAQGYSAATAVVVGSVFATLFQLGGVLSIVGGLVGDALQRRTLRGRALVAAVGILAAVPFYLVLFFVPIRIDVPDGGSRWAVVRAVLASVVTEPTVGLSLLTAVVALALTSANSPNWFALIADVNPPEHRGTVYSLGNLVNGVGRAAGNGLVGVAFHGLRAAFPPPLNYAVGLAAFQFFFIPTGVMYWLAARTSPGDIEAVHDLLHARADRL; encoded by the coding sequence ATGACCAGCACCAGGATCTCCCGGCGCGGGAACGCGGCGCACCGGTTCTACAGCGTCGTGGTGTTCGTGGTGCTCGCCTCGCTGGACAACGTGGCGATCGGCCTGGTCCCGCCGCTGTACGGGCCGATCTCCGGGGCGCTGGGCGTGTCGCAGCGGCTGCTCGGCCTGGTCACCGCGGTGAGCTTCCTGGCCAGCGCGGTGGCGGCGGTGGCCTGGGCGTACGTGGGCGACCGGGCCGACCGCAAGCCGCTGCTCATGATCGGCACCCTGATCTGGGCGGCCGGCACCGGCGGCAGCGCGCTCGCCCAGCACTACCCGGCCTTCCTGGCCGCCCAACTGCTCGCCGCGATCGGGCTGGGGGCGGTCGGGTCGGTCGGCTTCTCCGTGGTCACCGACCTGATCTCCCCCCGCCGCCGAGGCCTGGTGATGAGCTTCTGGGGGCTGTCCCAGGGTGTCGGCACCCTCGCCGGCACGCTGACCGGCGGGATCCTCGGCAACACCGACTGGCGACGCCCGTTCGTGGTGCTCACCGTGGTCGGGCTGGTCGCCACGGTGGCCTACCTCTTCACGTACAACATCCGGCGCGGGCAGAGCGAGCCCGAGCTGGCCGGGGCGCTCGACGCCGGCGCCGAGTACGACTACCGGATCAGCCGAGCCGACCTGCCGCGGATCCTGGCCCGGCGGACCAACCGGTGGCTGATCCTTCAGGGCCTGACCGCGCAGGCGGCCTTCGGATCGCTGGTGTGGCTGCCGGTGCTCTTCGCCCAGCGGGCCGAGGCGCAGGGCTACTCGGCGGCGACCGCCGTGGTGGTGGGCAGCGTCTTCGCCACCCTGTTCCAGCTCGGCGGGGTGCTCTCCATCGTCGGCGGCCTGGTCGGGGACGCGCTGCAACGGCGTACGCTCCGGGGCCGGGCCCTGGTCGCGGCGGTGGGCATCCTCGCGGCCGTGCCGTTCTACCTGGTCCTGTTCTTCGTGCCGATCCGCATCGACGTCCCGGACGGCGGGAGCCGGTGGGCGGTGGTCCGCGCGGTGCTGGCCAGCGTGGTCACCGAGCCGACGGTCGGGCTGAGCCTGCTGACCGCCGTGGTCGCGCTGGCACTCACCTCGGCCAACTCGCCGAACTGGTTCGCGCTGATCGCGGACGTCAACCCGCCCGAGCACCGCGGCACCGTCTACAGCCTGGGCAACCTGGTCAACGGGGTCGGCCGGGCGGCCGGCAACGGCCTGGTCGGGGTGGCCTTCCACGGGCTGCGGGCGGCGTTCCCGCCGCCGCTGAACTACGCCGTCGGGCTGGCCGCCTTCCAGTTCTTCTTCATCCCCACCGGCGTCATGTACTGGCTCGCCGCCCGGACCTCCCCGGGCGACATCGAGGCCGTGCACGACCTCCTGCACGCCCGCGCCGACCGGCTGTAA
- a CDS encoding MurR/RpiR family transcriptional regulator — MAKSSKISASHEPGGLIVHISGLLPSLSPAEQRVARLVVADPADAARRTITDLATAAETSEATVIRFCRSVGMDGYPQLRIRLAAEAARRIEPPDARVVGGDIPPGADLAQIIATIAFNDARAVEETAEQLDPAVCEQVVEAIAGAGRIDVYGAGASGFVASDFQQKLHRIGRTAFYFPDVHTALTSAALLGRGDVAVGISHTGTTLDVIEVLEQARARGAATVALTNFPRSPITEVADFVLTTAARETTYRSGAMASRLAQLTVVDCLFVGVAARSRAKAKKALEATAEAVQSHRVGSGRRRG, encoded by the coding sequence GTGGCGAAGAGTTCGAAGATTTCTGCGAGTCACGAGCCCGGTGGACTGATCGTCCACATCAGTGGCCTGCTCCCGTCGCTGTCACCGGCCGAGCAGCGGGTCGCCCGGCTGGTCGTCGCCGACCCGGCGGACGCCGCCCGGCGCACCATCACCGACCTCGCCACCGCCGCCGAGACCTCGGAGGCGACCGTCATCCGGTTCTGCCGGTCGGTCGGCATGGACGGCTACCCGCAGCTGCGGATCCGGCTCGCCGCCGAGGCGGCCCGTCGGATCGAGCCGCCGGACGCCCGGGTGGTCGGCGGCGACATCCCGCCCGGCGCCGACCTGGCCCAGATCATCGCGACCATCGCCTTCAACGACGCGCGGGCCGTCGAGGAGACGGCCGAGCAGCTTGACCCGGCCGTCTGCGAGCAGGTCGTCGAGGCGATCGCCGGGGCCGGCCGGATCGACGTCTACGGCGCCGGCGCCAGCGGCTTCGTCGCCTCCGACTTCCAGCAGAAGCTGCATCGCATCGGCCGGACCGCCTTCTACTTCCCGGACGTGCACACCGCGCTGACCTCGGCCGCTCTGCTCGGGCGGGGCGACGTCGCGGTCGGCATCTCGCACACCGGCACGACCTTGGACGTGATCGAGGTGCTCGAGCAGGCCCGCGCCCGCGGCGCCGCCACCGTGGCCCTGACCAACTTCCCCCGCTCCCCGATCACCGAGGTGGCTGACTTCGTGCTCACCACCGCCGCCCGGGAGACCACCTACCGCTCCGGTGCGATGGCCAGCCGGCTGGCCCAGCTCACCGTCGTCGACTGCCTCTTCGTCGGGGTGGCCGCGCGCAGCCGGGCCAAGGCCAAGAAGGCCCTGGAGGCGACCGCCGAGGCGGTCCAGTCGCACCGGGTGGGCTCCGGGCGGAGGCGGGGATGA
- a CDS encoding ABC transporter substrate-binding protein gives MRLRNRLAALGVAMVVTATMGACGSGGDDSSGGSSKTGSQFEGRGPISFVSGKDTSGVYAQQLAKWNADHPNEQVKLIELPESADAQRQQFIQNAQTKSDAYDVVFLDVVWTAEFAANGWVEALPEDQFPLDQMLQPAVETNKYFKKLYGVPYASDGGMLYYRTDLLKAAGIAEAPKTWDEMKQACQKIQATPQGKGLGCYGGQYEKYEGLTVNFSEAVNSAGGEVVKEDGKANVNTPEAKKGLDFLVDGFKSGVMPREAITWKEEEGRRAFQDGKLIFHRQWPYQYALASKNDGSSKVVGKFAVAPLPGLTGPGKSTLGGHNLSISKFSKNKATALDFVKWFTNQENAKTNLTVASLAPVYTNLYDDPALQKQFPYLPTLKQSIMNAEPRPAIVRYGDATAAIQESAYAALTGKQTSEQALSDLQSKLDQLIAQK, from the coding sequence ATGCGGCTACGAAACAGGCTGGCGGCCCTCGGGGTGGCCATGGTCGTCACAGCGACCATGGGTGCCTGCGGCTCCGGCGGCGACGACAGCAGCGGGGGATCCTCCAAGACTGGTAGCCAGTTCGAGGGTCGGGGCCCCATCTCGTTCGTGTCGGGCAAGGACACCTCCGGGGTGTACGCCCAGCAGTTGGCCAAGTGGAACGCGGACCACCCGAACGAGCAGGTCAAGCTCATCGAGCTGCCGGAGAGCGCGGACGCCCAGCGGCAGCAGTTCATCCAGAACGCGCAGACCAAGTCGGACGCGTACGACGTGGTCTTCCTCGACGTGGTGTGGACCGCCGAGTTCGCCGCGAACGGCTGGGTGGAGGCCCTTCCCGAGGACCAGTTCCCGCTCGACCAGATGCTGCAGCCGGCGGTCGAGACGAACAAGTACTTCAAGAAGCTCTACGGCGTGCCGTACGCCTCCGACGGCGGCATGCTCTACTACCGCACCGACCTGCTCAAGGCCGCCGGCATCGCCGAGGCGCCCAAGACCTGGGACGAGATGAAGCAGGCCTGCCAGAAGATCCAGGCGACCCCGCAGGGCAAGGGCCTGGGGTGCTACGGCGGGCAGTACGAGAAGTACGAGGGCCTGACCGTCAACTTCAGCGAGGCCGTGAACTCCGCGGGTGGCGAGGTCGTCAAGGAGGACGGCAAGGCGAACGTCAACACCCCGGAGGCCAAGAAGGGTCTCGACTTCCTGGTCGACGGCTTCAAGTCCGGCGTGATGCCGCGTGAGGCCATCACCTGGAAGGAGGAGGAGGGCCGCCGGGCGTTCCAGGACGGCAAGCTCATCTTCCACCGGCAGTGGCCGTACCAGTACGCGCTCGCCAGCAAGAACGACGGGTCGAGCAAGGTGGTCGGCAAGTTCGCGGTAGCCCCGCTGCCCGGCCTGACCGGTCCGGGCAAGTCCACCCTGGGTGGCCACAACCTCTCGATCAGCAAGTTCAGCAAGAACAAGGCGACCGCCCTGGACTTCGTCAAGTGGTTCACCAACCAGGAGAACGCCAAGACCAACCTCACGGTCGCGTCGCTCGCGCCGGTCTACACCAACCTCTACGACGACCCGGCGCTGCAGAAGCAGTTCCCGTACCTGCCGACGCTCAAGCAGTCGATCATGAACGCTGAGCCCCGGCCGGCCATCGTCCGCTACGGCGACGCCACCGCGGCGATCCAGGAGTCGGCGTACGCCGCTCTGACCGGCAAGCAGACCAGCGAGCAGGCGCTCAGCGACCTGCAGAGCAAGCTCGACCAGCTCATCGCCCAGAAGTGA